A window of Streptomyces sp. SAI-127 contains these coding sequences:
- a CDS encoding glutamate synthase subunit beta encodes MADPKGFLNHGREVAKSRPVDVRLKDWNEVYVPGSLLPIISKQASRCMDCGIPFCHNGCPLGNLIPEWNDFAYREDWSAASERLHATNNFPEFTGRLCPAPCESACVLGINQPAVTIKNVEVSIIDKAWDSGDVEPQAPERLSGKTVAVIGSGPAGLAAAQQLTRAGHTVAVYERADRIGGLLRYGIPEFKMEKRHINRRIEQMRAEGTRFRTGIEIGRDLRATDLKKRYDAIVIAAGATTARDLPVPGRELKGIHQAMEYLPLANKVQEGDYVAPPITAEGKHVIVIGGGDTGADCVGTAHRQGAASVTQLEIMPRPGEDRAPHQPWPTFPMLYKVTSAHEEGGERVYSVSTTHFEGDEDGNVQWLHLTEVEFIDGKLTPKPGTERKIPAQLVTLAMGFTGTDRENGLVDQFGLELDERGNIARDADFQTNVPGVFVAGDAGRGQSLIVWAIAEGRSAARGCDRFLTGASELPAPIRPTDRSLMV; translated from the coding sequence ATGGCTGACCCGAAGGGCTTCCTGAACCACGGCCGTGAGGTCGCCAAGTCCCGCCCGGTCGACGTACGTCTGAAGGACTGGAACGAGGTCTACGTCCCCGGCTCCCTGCTGCCGATCATCAGCAAGCAGGCCAGCCGCTGCATGGACTGCGGCATCCCGTTCTGTCACAACGGCTGTCCGCTCGGGAACCTCATCCCCGAGTGGAACGACTTCGCCTACCGCGAGGACTGGTCCGCCGCCTCCGAGCGTCTGCACGCGACCAACAACTTCCCGGAGTTCACCGGTCGCCTGTGCCCGGCTCCCTGCGAGTCGGCGTGTGTGCTCGGCATCAACCAGCCGGCCGTGACCATCAAGAACGTCGAGGTCTCGATCATCGACAAGGCGTGGGACAGCGGTGACGTCGAGCCGCAGGCCCCGGAGCGCCTGTCCGGCAAGACCGTCGCGGTCATCGGGTCAGGCCCCGCCGGTCTGGCCGCCGCGCAGCAGCTCACGCGGGCCGGTCACACCGTCGCCGTCTACGAGCGCGCGGACCGTATCGGAGGCCTTCTCCGGTACGGCATCCCCGAGTTCAAGATGGAGAAGCGGCACATCAACCGCCGTATCGAGCAGATGCGCGCGGAGGGGACCCGCTTCCGCACCGGCATCGAGATCGGCCGCGACCTCAGGGCGACCGACCTGAAGAAGCGCTACGACGCGATCGTCATCGCCGCCGGTGCCACGACCGCCCGTGACCTGCCGGTCCCCGGCCGCGAGCTCAAGGGCATCCACCAGGCCATGGAGTACCTGCCGCTGGCCAACAAGGTGCAGGAGGGCGACTACGTGGCGCCCCCCATCACGGCCGAGGGCAAGCACGTCATCGTCATCGGCGGCGGCGACACCGGCGCCGACTGCGTGGGCACCGCCCACCGTCAGGGCGCGGCCTCGGTCACCCAGCTGGAGATCATGCCGCGGCCGGGCGAGGACCGTGCCCCGCACCAGCCGTGGCCGACCTTCCCGATGCTCTACAAGGTCACCTCCGCGCACGAGGAGGGCGGCGAGCGGGTCTACTCCGTCTCGACGACCCACTTCGAGGGCGACGAGGACGGCAACGTCCAGTGGCTGCACCTCACCGAGGTCGAGTTCATCGACGGCAAGCTGACCCCGAAGCCGGGCACGGAGCGCAAGATCCCCGCCCAGCTGGTCACCCTCGCCATGGGCTTCACCGGCACCGACCGCGAGAACGGTCTCGTGGACCAGTTCGGCCTGGAGCTCGACGAGCGCGGGAACATCGCCCGCGACGCCGACTTCCAGACCAACGTGCCGGGCGTCTTCGTCGCCGGTGACGCCGGCCGCGGCCAGTCGCTCATCGTGTGGGCGATCGCGGAGGGCCGCTCGGCCGCCCGCGGCTGCGACCGCTTCCTGACCGGCGCGAGTGAACTGCCCGCGCCGATCCGGCCGACGGATCGATCCCTGATGGTCTGA
- a CDS encoding chitosanase, with protein MKGARLLLLAAVPVVATASVYLFAPEDSGAGGAGPDLSSAYRSQAAQDAEGAQGAKAWAERSEGAKSAEDKAVVADLPPGLAAPAKKELAQQLVASAENSTLDWRSAYAYIEDIGDGQGYTAGIIGFCTGTNDLLTLVEGYTKAHPGNGLAKYLPALRAVDGTDSHEGLDPGFTAAWKAEARVPAFQKAQDTARDRVYFDPAVRLAKLDGLGALGQFVYYDAMVFHGPGTDPTGFYGLRERALQKSDSPTEGGSEKAYLDTFLDLREDAMRTRDADIDTTRVDTAQRRFLNDGNLDLRTPLEWQVYGETFRVP; from the coding sequence GTGAAAGGCGCCCGCCTGCTGCTCCTCGCGGCCGTCCCCGTGGTCGCCACGGCGTCGGTCTACCTCTTCGCGCCCGAGGACTCCGGCGCGGGAGGAGCGGGCCCCGACCTCTCCTCGGCCTACCGCTCACAGGCGGCCCAGGACGCCGAGGGCGCCCAGGGCGCCAAAGCCTGGGCCGAGCGGTCCGAGGGGGCGAAGAGCGCGGAGGACAAGGCGGTCGTCGCCGACCTGCCGCCGGGCCTGGCCGCCCCCGCCAAGAAGGAGCTCGCCCAGCAGCTCGTGGCCAGCGCCGAGAACTCCACCCTCGACTGGCGCAGCGCCTACGCCTACATCGAGGACATCGGCGACGGCCAGGGTTACACGGCCGGCATCATCGGCTTCTGCACCGGCACCAACGACCTGCTCACCCTCGTCGAGGGCTACACGAAGGCCCACCCCGGCAACGGTCTCGCGAAGTACCTCCCCGCGCTGCGCGCGGTCGACGGCACGGACTCCCACGAGGGCCTGGACCCGGGCTTCACGGCCGCCTGGAAGGCGGAAGCCAGGGTCCCCGCCTTCCAGAAGGCCCAGGACACGGCACGTGACCGCGTCTACTTCGACCCCGCCGTGCGCCTCGCCAAACTCGACGGCCTCGGCGCCCTCGGCCAGTTCGTGTACTACGACGCGATGGTCTTCCACGGCCCCGGCACCGACCCCACCGGCTTCTACGGCCTGCGCGAACGCGCCCTCCAGAAGTCCGACAGCCCGACCGAGGGCGGCTCGGAGAAGGCCTACCTGGACACCTTCCTCGACCTCCGCGAGGACGCCATGCGCACCCGCGACGCGGACATCGACACCACCCGCGTCGACACCGCGCAACGACGCTTCCTGAACGACGGGAACCTGGACCTGAGAACACCGCTGGAGTGGCAGGTGTACGGGGAGACGTTCCGGGTGCCGTAG
- a CDS encoding ADP-ribosylglycohydrolase family protein, with protein sequence MRPPGPWWEAPGPTPTRNGYAEPTLTAKPPQPAAADGEFAPQGPPAPDHESCTGGAGGNPKAEGEAEAGQRVQGLLLGLAAGDAAGWPAARHRAARMPDWTRRLTRELDTFAEQNATTTLPVPIALNQPPEPLRLGPSDDAEWAAFTAEALLKAGDGTTHGDLTRERRTRAAIDLTWNALAAEVAAAAHRAPEIESAVLPLRARISVRAGLGNLATGLRPPATGHDNPHYFDDAACIRACVLAVAHPGSPRLAADLAEFDARYTQDGDGVHGARAMAAAVSLALIGAPVQACVAAALTELPEETEIGRNARHALHLARSADTAFALIPALEHEIVDHVYSYGIAAAETVPVALALARAAQGRIAEAIPAAACLSRVADSAPALVGALTGALGGAGAIPAAWRKTCRKLSGCALPRLTGTDLVELAELLEAAQPPLPGG encoded by the coding sequence ATGAGGCCGCCGGGCCCTTGGTGGGAAGCCCCGGGCCCCACGCCCACGCGGAACGGCTACGCCGAACCCACTCTCACGGCGAAGCCGCCCCAACCCGCGGCCGCCGACGGCGAGTTCGCCCCACAGGGGCCACCGGCACCCGACCACGAAAGCTGCACGGGTGGTGCGGGTGGGAACCCAAAGGCCGAAGGCGAAGCCGAGGCTGGGCAGAGAGTCCAGGGCCTCCTCCTCGGCCTGGCCGCAGGCGACGCCGCCGGCTGGCCCGCCGCCCGCCACAGAGCCGCCCGCATGCCCGACTGGACCCGCCGCCTCACCCGCGAACTCGACACCTTCGCCGAGCAGAACGCCACCACCACCCTCCCCGTCCCCATCGCCCTCAACCAACCCCCCGAGCCCCTCCGCCTCGGCCCCTCCGACGACGCCGAATGGGCGGCCTTCACCGCGGAAGCCCTCCTCAAGGCGGGCGACGGCACCACCCACGGCGACCTGACAAGAGAACGCCGTACGAGAGCCGCCATCGACCTCACCTGGAACGCCCTCGCCGCCGAAGTGGCCGCCGCGGCACATCGCGCCCCCGAGATCGAGTCCGCCGTCCTCCCCCTCCGCGCCCGTATCTCCGTAAGAGCGGGACTCGGCAACCTCGCCACCGGACTGCGTCCACCCGCCACCGGCCACGACAACCCGCACTACTTCGACGACGCGGCCTGCATCCGAGCCTGCGTCCTCGCCGTCGCCCACCCCGGCAGCCCCCGACTCGCCGCGGACCTGGCCGAGTTCGACGCCCGCTACACCCAGGACGGAGACGGCGTACACGGAGCACGAGCGATGGCCGCGGCCGTCTCCCTGGCCCTGATCGGCGCCCCCGTCCAGGCCTGCGTGGCGGCCGCCCTCACCGAACTCCCCGAGGAGACGGAGATCGGCCGCAACGCCCGCCACGCCCTGCACCTCGCCCGGTCCGCCGACACCGCCTTCGCCCTGATCCCCGCCCTGGAACACGAGATCGTCGACCACGTCTACAGCTACGGCATCGCCGCCGCCGAAACCGTCCCCGTGGCCCTGGCCCTGGCCCGCGCCGCACAGGGCCGTATCGCCGAGGCGATCCCCGCCGCGGCCTGCCTCTCCCGAGTCGCCGACTCGGCCCCCGCCCTGGTGGGCGCGTTGACCGGGGCGCTGGGCGGCGCCGGCGCGATCCCCGCCGCCTGGCGGAAGACCTG
- a CDS encoding ADP-ribosylglycohydrolase family protein: MASIACIPPVPAPEDAAGLRERARGALLGLAVGDALGAPAENMKPSEIRARWGRIEGYVLDEPAGTDDTEYTIFSGLLLARHGSALTPSHVEAAWHEWIADRDEGPFRGAGFSERGTLENLRRGLAAPISAQHRHAWSDGLAMRAAPFGVFAAGRPAEAARLVAIDGSVSHDGEGIYGGQAVAAGVAAAMAGAPTVAVVASALAVIPDDSWTARSLRRAVAVAHRGERAVRSAVVIGGYPWTDLAPEAVALAFGAYAAADGDFREAVLTAVNMGRDADTTAAVAGALAGATRGASAIPAEWASAIGPARGSCLPSMAGHHVLDVAELLVAGEDEKWSPTGLTRQPWPPQDPDAFTLVADGDAGADQ, translated from the coding sequence ATGGCATCGATCGCCTGCATTCCCCCGGTCCCGGCGCCCGAGGACGCCGCCGGACTCCGCGAGCGGGCCCGCGGCGCCCTGCTGGGCCTGGCGGTCGGGGACGCCCTGGGAGCCCCCGCCGAGAACATGAAGCCGTCGGAGATCCGCGCCCGCTGGGGCCGTATCGAGGGCTATGTGCTGGACGAGCCGGCCGGCACGGACGACACCGAGTACACGATCTTCTCCGGCCTGCTCCTCGCCCGGCACGGCTCCGCCCTCACGCCGTCCCATGTGGAGGCGGCCTGGCACGAGTGGATCGCGGACCGCGACGAGGGCCCGTTCCGGGGCGCGGGCTTCAGCGAGCGCGGCACGCTGGAGAACCTGCGCCGCGGCCTGGCGGCCCCCATCTCGGCCCAGCACCGCCACGCCTGGAGTGACGGCCTGGCCATGCGGGCGGCCCCCTTCGGGGTCTTCGCGGCGGGCCGCCCCGCGGAGGCGGCCCGCCTGGTGGCGATCGACGGTTCGGTGAGCCACGACGGCGAGGGCATCTACGGCGGCCAGGCGGTGGCGGCGGGAGTGGCGGCGGCGATGGCGGGTGCCCCCACCGTCGCCGTCGTCGCGTCCGCGCTGGCGGTGATCCCCGACGACAGCTGGACGGCCCGGTCCCTGCGCCGGGCCGTGGCCGTGGCGCACCGGGGCGAGAGGGCGGTCCGCTCCGCGGTGGTGATCGGCGGCTACCCGTGGACCGACCTGGCCCCGGAGGCGGTGGCCCTGGCCTTCGGCGCGTACGCGGCCGCCGACGGCGACTTCCGCGAGGCGGTCCTGACGGCGGTGAACATGGGGAGGGACGCGGACACGACGGCGGCGGTGGCGGGGGCCCTGGCGGGAGCGACGAGGGGCGCGTCGGCGATCCCGGCCGAGTGGGCCTCGGCGATCGGCCCGGCGAGAGGCAGCTGCCTCCCCTCCATGGCGGGCCATCACGTACTGGACGTGGCGGAGTTGCTGGTGGCGGGCGAGGACGAGAAGTGGTCCCCGACCGGCCTCACCCGGCAACCCTGGCCACCTCAGGACCCGGACGCCTTCACGCTGGTGGCGGACGGCGACGCAGGGGCGGACCAATGA
- a CDS encoding VIT1/CCC1 transporter family protein — protein sequence MAIIDIEAPLHEAHRDNHTHRDVNGGWLRPAVFGAMDGLVSNLALMTGVAGGSVGQNTIVLTGLAGLAAGAFSMAAGEYTSVASQRELVEAELDVERRELRKHPQDEEAELAALYEGRGVEPELAREVARQLSRDPEQALEIHAREELGIDPSDLPSPLVAAVSSFGSFALGALLPVLPYLLGATVLWPALLLALVGLFACGAVVARVTARTWWYSGLRQLALGGAAAGVTYALGSLFGTAVG from the coding sequence ATGGCCATCATCGACATCGAGGCGCCACTGCACGAGGCGCACCGGGACAACCACACGCACCGGGATGTGAACGGCGGCTGGCTCAGGCCCGCCGTCTTCGGTGCCATGGACGGACTGGTCTCCAACCTCGCGTTGATGACCGGAGTCGCCGGCGGGTCCGTCGGTCAGAACACCATCGTGCTGACCGGACTCGCGGGACTCGCCGCCGGTGCCTTCTCCATGGCCGCCGGTGAGTACACCTCCGTCGCCTCCCAGCGCGAGCTCGTCGAGGCCGAGCTGGATGTGGAGCGCCGGGAGCTGCGCAAGCACCCCCAGGACGAGGAGGCCGAACTCGCGGCCCTGTACGAGGGGCGGGGTGTCGAGCCCGAGCTGGCGCGCGAGGTCGCGCGCCAGTTGTCGAGGGATCCCGAGCAGGCCCTGGAGATCCACGCCCGTGAGGAGCTGGGGATCGACCCGAGTGACCTGCCCTCGCCGCTCGTCGCCGCCGTGTCCAGCTTCGGGTCCTTCGCCCTGGGCGCCCTGCTGCCCGTACTGCCGTATCTGCTCGGTGCGACCGTTCTGTGGCCCGCCCTGCTGCTCGCTCTCGTCGGGCTGTTCGCGTGCGGTGCCGTGGTGGCCAGGGTGACCGCGCGGACCTGGTGGTACAGCGGACTCCGGCAGCTCGCTCTGGGAGGTGCGGCGGCCGGTGTGACGTACGCCCTGGGCAGTTTGTTCGGAACGGCCGTAGGATAG
- the gltB gene encoding glutamate synthase large subunit — MRTPRQPSQHSTSGQKWSFMDARPAAQGMYDPRNEKDACGVGFVATLTGEASHALVEQALTVLRNLEHRGATGAEPDSGDGAGILSQVPDAFFREVAGFELPAAGAYAVGTAFLPEDGVEDAVSHIETIAAEEGLTVLGWREVPVAPELLGATARSTMPAFRQIFVGDGSAVPATDIDLDRKAFVLRKRAEREVDVYFPSLSARTIVYKGMLTTGQLEPFFPDLSDRRFASAIALVHSRFSTNTFPSWPLAHPYRFVAHNGEINTVKGNRNWMAARESQLVSDLFGNDDKALERVFPICTPDASDSASFDEVLELLHLGGRSLPHSVLMMIPEAWENHDSMESVRRAFYQFHSNLMEPWDGPACVTFTDGKQVGAVLDRNGLRPGRYWVTDDGLVVLGSEVGVLDIDPAKVVRKGRLQPGRMFLVDTVEHRIIEDDEIKAGLAAEQPYAEWLEAGEIELGDLPEREHIVHTHASVTRRQQTFGYTEEELRVLLAPMAKAAAEPIGSMGTDSPIAALSERPRLLFDYFTQLFAQVTNPPLDAIREELVTSLRSSLGPQGNLLDPSAASCRSVVLPFPVIDNDELAKLIHINADGDMPGFKAATLSGLYRVSGGGDSLAARIEEICAEADAAIDNGARLIVLSDRHSDAEHAPIPSLLLTAAVHHHLIRTKQRTQVGLLVEAGDVREVHHVALLIGFGAAAVNPYLAMESVEDLLRAGTFLNGLEPEQAIRNLIYALGKGVLKVMSKMGISTVASYRGAQVFEAVGLEEGFVQKYFSGTASKIGGVGIDVIAKEVAARHAKAYPASGIAPAHRALEIGGEYQWRREGEPHLFDPETVFRLQHSTRANRYDIFKKYTDRVNEQSERLMTLRGLFGFKSDRQPISVDEVEPVSEIVKRFSTGAMSYGSISKEAHETLAIAMNQLGGKSNTGEGGEDADRLYDPARRSSIKQVASGRFGVTSEYLVNADDIQIKMAQGAKPGEGGQLPGHKVYPWVAKTRHSTPGVGLISPPPHHDIYSIEDLAQLIHDLKNANPQARIHVKLVSEVGVGTVAAGVSKAHADVVLISGHDGGTGASPLTSLKHAGGPWELGLAETQQTLLLNGLRDRIVVQTDGQLKTGRDVVIAALLGAEEFGFATAPLVVSGCVMMRVCHLDTCPVGIATQNPVLRDRFTGKAEYVVNFFKFIAEEVRELLAELGFRSIEEAVGHAETLDVERAVNHWKAQGLDLSPLFYVPELPEGSALHQVIEQDHGLEKALDNELIKLAADALAADSATDAQPVRAQVAIRNINRTVGTMLGHEVTKKFGGAGLPDDTIDITFTGSAGQSFGAFLPRGVTLRLEGDANDYVGKGLSGGRVIVRPDRGADHLAEFSTIAGNTIAYGATGGELFLRGRSGERFCVRNSGALVVSEGVGDHGCEYMTGGHAVVLGETGRNFAAGMSGGIAYVIDLDPDNVNVGNAGAVEALDDADKQWLHDVVRRHQEETASTVAEKLLAEWDTAVERFSKIIPSTYKAVLAAKDAAEQAGLSESEITEKMMEAAING; from the coding sequence ATGCGTACGCCGCGCCAGCCGTCCCAGCACTCCACGAGTGGCCAGAAGTGGTCGTTCATGGATGCTCGCCCTGCTGCGCAGGGTATGTACGACCCCCGCAACGAAAAGGACGCCTGTGGCGTCGGCTTCGTGGCCACCCTCACCGGCGAGGCGAGCCATGCGCTGGTCGAGCAGGCGCTCACGGTTCTGCGCAACCTGGAGCATCGCGGTGCCACCGGCGCCGAGCCCGACTCGGGTGACGGCGCGGGCATCCTGTCCCAGGTTCCGGACGCCTTCTTCCGCGAGGTGGCCGGCTTCGAGCTGCCCGCGGCCGGTGCGTACGCCGTCGGTACCGCCTTCCTGCCGGAGGACGGCGTCGAGGACGCCGTCTCACACATCGAGACGATCGCCGCCGAGGAGGGTCTCACCGTCCTCGGCTGGCGCGAGGTCCCGGTCGCCCCGGAGCTGCTCGGCGCCACCGCCCGCTCGACGATGCCGGCGTTCCGTCAGATCTTCGTCGGCGACGGCTCCGCCGTGCCCGCCACGGACATCGACCTCGACCGCAAGGCCTTCGTGCTGCGCAAGCGCGCCGAGCGCGAGGTCGACGTCTACTTCCCCTCGCTGTCCGCGCGCACGATCGTCTACAAGGGCATGCTGACCACCGGCCAGCTGGAGCCCTTCTTCCCGGACCTGTCCGACCGCCGCTTCGCCTCCGCGATCGCGCTCGTGCACTCCCGGTTCTCCACGAACACCTTCCCGTCGTGGCCGCTCGCGCACCCGTACCGCTTCGTCGCGCACAACGGTGAGATCAACACCGTCAAGGGCAACCGCAACTGGATGGCGGCCCGCGAGTCCCAGCTGGTCTCGGACCTCTTCGGCAACGACGACAAGGCCCTCGAGCGCGTCTTCCCGATCTGTACGCCGGACGCCTCCGACTCGGCGTCCTTCGACGAGGTGCTCGAACTCCTGCACCTGGGCGGCCGTTCGCTGCCGCACTCCGTGCTGATGATGATTCCGGAGGCGTGGGAGAACCACGACTCCATGGAGTCGGTCCGCCGTGCCTTCTACCAGTTCCACTCCAACCTGATGGAGCCCTGGGACGGTCCGGCCTGTGTCACCTTCACCGACGGCAAGCAGGTCGGCGCGGTCCTCGACCGCAACGGGCTTCGCCCCGGCCGCTACTGGGTCACCGACGACGGCCTCGTCGTCCTCGGCTCGGAGGTCGGCGTCCTCGACATCGACCCCGCCAAGGTCGTCCGCAAGGGCCGTCTCCAGCCCGGCAGGATGTTCCTCGTCGACACCGTCGAGCACCGCATCATCGAGGACGACGAGATCAAGGCCGGCCTCGCCGCCGAGCAGCCGTACGCGGAGTGGCTGGAGGCCGGCGAGATCGAGCTCGGCGACCTGCCCGAGCGCGAGCACATCGTGCACACCCACGCCTCGGTCACCCGCCGCCAGCAGACCTTCGGCTACACCGAGGAAGAGCTGCGCGTCCTCCTCGCGCCGATGGCCAAGGCCGCTGCCGAGCCGATCGGTTCGATGGGTACGGACTCGCCGATCGCCGCGCTGAGCGAGCGACCGCGCCTGCTCTTCGACTACTTCACCCAGCTGTTCGCGCAGGTCACCAACCCGCCGCTGGACGCGATCCGCGAGGAGCTCGTCACCTCGCTGCGCTCCTCCCTCGGCCCGCAGGGCAACCTGCTCGACCCGAGCGCCGCCTCCTGCCGCTCCGTCGTGCTGCCCTTCCCGGTGATCGACAACGACGAGCTGGCCAAGCTCATCCACATCAACGCCGACGGCGACATGCCCGGCTTCAAGGCCGCGACCCTTTCCGGCCTGTACCGGGTCTCCGGCGGCGGCGACTCCCTCGCCGCGCGCATCGAGGAGATCTGCGCCGAGGCCGACGCCGCCATCGACAACGGCGCCCGGCTGATCGTCCTCTCCGACCGCCACTCGGACGCCGAGCACGCGCCGATCCCGTCGCTGCTGCTCACCGCGGCCGTCCACCACCACCTCATCCGCACCAAGCAGCGCACCCAGGTGGGCCTGCTGGTCGAGGCCGGTGACGTCCGCGAGGTCCACCACGTCGCCCTGCTGATCGGCTTCGGCGCCGCGGCCGTGAACCCGTACCTCGCCATGGAGTCCGTCGAGGACCTCCTGCGCGCGGGCACCTTCCTGAACGGCCTCGAGCCCGAGCAGGCCATCCGCAACCTGATCTACGCCCTGGGCAAGGGCGTACTGAAGGTCATGTCGAAGATGGGCATCTCGACCGTCGCCTCCTACCGCGGCGCCCAGGTCTTCGAGGCCGTCGGTCTCGAAGAGGGCTTCGTCCAGAAGTACTTCAGCGGTACGGCCTCCAAGATCGGCGGTGTCGGCATCGACGTCATCGCCAAGGAGGTCGCCGCCCGGCACGCCAAGGCGTACCCCGCCTCCGGCATCGCGCCCGCGCACCGCGCGCTCGAGATAGGCGGCGAGTACCAGTGGCGCCGTGAGGGCGAGCCGCACCTGTTCGACCCGGAGACGGTCTTCCGCCTCCAGCACTCGACGCGCGCGAACCGCTACGACATCTTCAAGAAGTACACGGACCGCGTGAACGAGCAGTCCGAGCGCCTGATGACGCTCCGCGGCCTGTTCGGCTTCAAGTCGGACCGTCAGCCGATCTCCGTCGACGAGGTCGAGCCGGTCTCCGAGATCGTCAAGCGCTTCTCCACCGGCGCCATGTCGTACGGCTCCATCTCCAAGGAGGCGCACGAGACCCTCGCCATCGCCATGAACCAGCTGGGCGGCAAGTCCAACACCGGTGAGGGCGGCGAGGACGCGGACCGGCTGTACGACCCGGCGCGCCGTTCGTCGATCAAGCAGGTCGCCTCCGGCCGCTTCGGTGTGACCTCCGAGTACCTGGTCAACGCGGACGACATCCAGATCAAGATGGCCCAGGGCGCCAAGCCCGGCGAGGGCGGCCAGCTGCCCGGCCACAAGGTCTACCCCTGGGTCGCCAAGACCCGTCACTCCACCCCGGGTGTCGGTCTGATCTCCCCGCCGCCGCACCACGACATCTACTCCATCGAGGACCTGGCCCAGCTGATCCACGACCTGAAGAACGCGAACCCGCAGGCGCGGATCCACGTGAAGCTGGTCTCCGAGGTCGGCGTCGGCACGGTCGCGGCGGGTGTGTCCAAGGCGCACGCGGACGTCGTCCTGATCTCCGGTCACGACGGTGGCACCGGTGCCTCCCCGCTGACCTCCCTGAAGCACGCGGGCGGCCCCTGGGAGCTCGGTCTCGCCGAGACCCAGCAGACCCTGCTGCTCAACGGCCTGCGCGACCGCATCGTCGTGCAGACCGACGGTCAGCTCAAGACCGGCCGTGACGTCGTCATCGCCGCGCTGCTCGGCGCCGAGGAGTTCGGTTTCGCGACCGCGCCGCTCGTCGTCTCCGGCTGCGTCATGATGCGCGTCTGCCACCTGGACACCTGCCCGGTCGGCATCGCCACCCAGAACCCGGTGCTCCGCGACCGGTTCACCGGCAAGGCCGAGTACGTCGTGAACTTCTTCAAGTTCATCGCCGAAGAAGTCCGCGAGCTCCTCGCCGAGCTGGGCTTCCGCTCCATCGAGGAGGCCGTCGGCCACGCCGAGACCCTCGACGTCGAGCGAGCCGTCAACCACTGGAAGGCGCAGGGCCTGGACCTGTCCCCGCTCTTCTACGTGCCCGAGCTGCCCGAGGGCTCGGCGCTGCACCAGGTCATCGAGCAGGACCACGGCCTGGAGAAGGCGCTCGACAACGAGCTCATCAAGCTCGCCGCCGACGCCCTGGCCGCCGACTCGGCGACCGACGCCCAGCCGGTGCGCGCCCAGGTCGCGATCCGCAACATCAACCGCACGGTCGGCACCATGCTCGGCCACGAGGTGACGAAGAAGTTCGGTGGCGCGGGCCTGCCCGACGACACCATCGACATCACCTTCACGGGCTCCGCCGGCCAGTCCTTCGGCGCCTTCCTGCCCCGCGGTGTCACGCTGCGCCTGGAGGGCGACGCCAACGACTACGTCGGCAAGGGCCTCTCCGGTGGCCGGGTGATCGTGCGGCCGGACCGGGGTGCCGACCACCTCGCCGAGTTCTCGACGATCGCGGGCAACACCATCGCCTACGGCGCGACCGGTGGCGAGCTGTTCCTGCGCGGTCGTTCGGGCGAGCGGTTCTGCGTCCGCAACTCCGGTGCGCTGGTGGTCTCGGAGGGCGTGGGCGACCACGGCTGCGAGTACATGACCGGCGGTCACGCGGTGGTCCTCGGCGAGACGGGCCGCAACTTCGCGGCCGGCATGTCCGGCGGCATCGCCTACGTGATCGACCTCGACCCCGACAACGTCAACGTCGGCAACGCGGGCGCCGTCGAAGCGCTCGACGACGCCGACAAGCAGTGGCTGCACGACGTGGTGCGCCGCCACCAGGAGGAGACCGCCTCCACGGTCGCCGAGAAGCTGCTCGCCGAGTGGGACACCGCCGTCGAGCGCTTCAGCAAGATCATCCCCAGCACGTACAAGGCAGTGCTCGCCGCCAAGGACGCCGCCGAGCAGGCGGGACTCTCCGAGTCCGAGATCACCGAGAAGATGATGGAGGCGGCGATCAATGGCTGA